One genomic window of Thalassolituus hydrocarboniclasticus includes the following:
- a CDS encoding alpha/beta fold hydrolase, whose product MSHIRTPDGIELAYERMGNPADPAVILIMGLGAQMRIWPDSLCQALVDKGYQVVRFDNRDVGRSSQMDHHGNPSLLATWLVTKLKRKARVPYTLKDMARDVLALMDELQIDSAHLVGASMGGMIAQILAAKHKKRVRSLTSIMSSATSPGLPDAKLKVLLQLAKRPTPFNREASIRYTMRMNRLIGSPAYPMDEMELRALAETSFERTTNPTGFKRQLVAITAAGDRSHLLRKIKLPTLVIHGTDDPLIPVRMGEDTAAAIRKAKLKVIQGMGHDLPPALVPQLAKMMGKHLKKAEKRWKKKLEKERLRAMEEAAAGTSENSPAANNPAADSATQSTTPLPPAAEVIELRAGSS is encoded by the coding sequence ATGTCGCACATCCGCACCCCCGATGGCATTGAGCTGGCCTATGAAAGAATGGGCAACCCGGCCGACCCCGCTGTGATTCTGATTATGGGTTTAGGCGCACAGATGCGGATCTGGCCAGATAGCCTGTGTCAGGCGCTGGTTGATAAAGGCTATCAGGTCGTACGTTTTGATAACCGTGACGTTGGCCGCTCATCGCAGATGGATCATCACGGCAACCCCAGCCTGCTCGCCACCTGGCTGGTCACCAAACTCAAACGCAAAGCCCGGGTGCCGTACACGCTGAAAGATATGGCCCGCGATGTACTGGCGTTAATGGATGAACTGCAGATCGACAGCGCGCACCTGGTCGGCGCCTCTATGGGCGGTATGATTGCCCAGATTCTCGCCGCCAAACATAAAAAGCGGGTGCGCAGCCTGACCTCCATTATGTCGTCAGCGACCAGCCCCGGCCTGCCCGATGCCAAACTGAAAGTGCTGCTGCAGCTGGCCAAGCGCCCGACACCGTTTAACCGCGAAGCGTCTATCCGCTACACCATGCGTATGAACCGTTTAATCGGCAGCCCGGCCTACCCGATGGATGAAATGGAGCTGCGCGCACTGGCCGAAACCAGCTTTGAACGCACCACCAATCCCACCGGTTTTAAACGCCAGCTGGTTGCCATTACCGCCGCCGGTGACCGCAGCCACCTGCTGCGTAAAATCAAACTGCCGACGCTGGTGATTCACGGTACCGACGACCCGTTAATTCCGGTGCGTATGGGCGAAGATACCGCCGCCGCCATCCGTAAAGCCAAACTGAAAGTCATTCAGGGCATGGGCCATGATCTGCCGCCGGCACTGGTGCCGCAGCTGGCCAAAATGATGGGCAAACACCTGAAAAAGGCTGAAAAACGCTGGAAGAAAAAACTGGAAAAAGAACGCCTGCGGGCCATGGAAGAAGCGGCTGCCGGAACGTCCGAAAACAGCCCTGCGGCAAACAACCCGGCAGCAGATAGCGCAACGCAAAGCACGACTCCTCTGCCGCCTGCGGCCGAAGTTATCGAATTACGCGCCGGAAGCAGCTGA
- the lepB gene encoding signal peptidase I yields MNIDFPLILMVLTLGTGVIAGVDKFWLAKRRKARAEALIAERAHPDDIHEAETEPFIIEQSKSFFPVLALVFVLRSFIAEPFQIPSSSMEPGLVTGDFILVSKFHYGLRLPVFGTNLVPLGEPQRGDVMVFFPPDDPRYFIKRVIGLPGDHIEYRNRQLKVNGNVIETHELGGEPPYRPLKYLAQEQLDSADATVQWVVGRHPVTQQLTVLAGPEGEWRVPQGSYFMMGDNRGNSSDSRSWGFVPEENIVGKAVAVWMHWESWGDIPSFSRNKWID; encoded by the coding sequence ATGAATATCGATTTCCCCCTGATTCTGATGGTGCTTACCCTGGGCACCGGTGTGATTGCCGGCGTCGATAAATTCTGGCTGGCCAAACGCCGTAAAGCACGTGCGGAGGCTCTTATCGCCGAACGTGCGCACCCGGACGATATTCATGAGGCGGAAACCGAGCCTTTTATTATCGAACAATCGAAATCCTTTTTCCCGGTGTTGGCGCTGGTGTTTGTTCTGCGTTCTTTTATTGCTGAGCCTTTCCAGATTCCGTCGAGCTCAATGGAGCCCGGACTGGTGACAGGGGATTTTATTCTGGTCAGCAAATTTCATTATGGTCTGCGTTTACCGGTATTCGGTACCAATCTGGTCCCCCTCGGTGAACCACAGCGCGGCGATGTGATGGTGTTTTTCCCGCCCGATGACCCACGTTACTTTATTAAACGGGTAATCGGTCTGCCGGGTGATCATATTGAATACCGTAACCGCCAGCTGAAGGTGAACGGCAACGTGATTGAAACCCATGAGCTGGGCGGCGAGCCGCCATACCGTCCGCTGAAATATCTGGCGCAGGAGCAACTGGATTCGGCTGATGCCACCGTGCAATGGGTTGTCGGGCGTCACCCGGTCACTCAGCAGCTGACGGTTCTCGCTGGTCCGGAGGGCGAGTGGCGCGTACCGCAGGGCAGTTATTTTATGATGGGTGACAACCGCGGTAACAGTTCTGACAGCCGCAGCTGGGGCTTTGTACCGGAGGAAAATATTGTCGGTAAAGCGGTAGCGGTATGGATGCACTGGGAAAGCTGGGGCGATATCCCATCATTCAGCCGCAATAAGTGGATCGACTGA
- a CDS encoding glutaredoxin family protein: protein MNYLTRQLKGKALDILYRLIPVRPVMRSANEQMLLDRESRRMHLYYCRSCPSSVTIKRHCERLGLRVVEKDVLRVNAYRNELLNGGGAPKVPCLRVDDEQGGKWLYSPDAILDYLQNRF from the coding sequence GTGAATTATCTGACGAGACAACTCAAAGGCAAGGCACTGGATATCCTTTACCGGCTGATCCCCGTGCGACCGGTGATGCGCAGCGCCAACGAGCAAATGCTGCTGGACCGTGAATCACGCCGTATGCACCTGTATTACTGTCGTAGTTGTCCCTCCTCTGTCACCATCAAACGCCACTGTGAACGTCTCGGTTTACGGGTGGTGGAAAAAGACGTCCTGCGTGTTAATGCCTACCGTAATGAACTGCTCAATGGCGGTGGCGCTCCTAAAGTTCCCTGTTTACGTGTTGATGATGAACAGGGCGGCAAATGGCTGTACAGCCCGGATGCCATTCTCGACTATCTGCAAAACCGCTTCTGA
- a CDS encoding YheT family hydrolase — MPVLTSSYCPPWLLANGYVQSIFPTFFRKLDDDHLLRERIATDDGDFLDLDWSRVGSRTLVIVSHGLEGHSRRPYVLGTVREANRQGWDALAWNFRSCSGDTNLLPRMYHSGATDDLHRVVRHALAQGYEQVHLVGYSMGGNLSLVYAGREAEQVPPQVRSVVAFSVPCDLRSSAYQLAKWQNRVFMWKFLRDLKEKMTVKSQRFPHLVSVDGFDDIRTFKQFDDRYTAPLHGFRDAEDYWTQSSSLRYLPGLQIPTLLVNARNDPFLSPECFPEQLAAGHDYLHLEMPASGGHVGFIQRTADQTYWMEQRAMAFIAEAAGQLEPEQTDAVAESLTS, encoded by the coding sequence ATGCCCGTTTTAACGTCTTCGTACTGTCCGCCCTGGCTGCTGGCCAATGGTTATGTTCAGAGCATTTTTCCGACTTTTTTCCGTAAGCTGGATGACGATCATCTGTTGCGTGAGCGTATTGCCACCGATGACGGAGATTTTCTTGATCTCGACTGGAGCCGTGTCGGTTCGCGTACCCTGGTCATTGTTTCCCACGGGCTGGAAGGCCATTCACGCCGGCCTTATGTATTGGGTACGGTACGTGAAGCCAACCGTCAGGGCTGGGATGCGCTGGCCTGGAATTTCCGCTCCTGCAGTGGTGACACTAATTTGTTGCCACGCATGTATCACAGTGGCGCAACCGATGACCTGCACCGCGTGGTGCGTCATGCGCTGGCTCAGGGTTATGAGCAGGTTCATCTGGTGGGCTATTCGATGGGCGGCAATCTGAGTCTGGTGTATGCCGGGCGGGAGGCGGAGCAGGTGCCGCCACAAGTGCGTTCGGTGGTGGCTTTTTCTGTGCCCTGCGATCTGCGCAGCAGCGCGTATCAGCTGGCTAAGTGGCAGAACCGTGTTTTTATGTGGAAATTCCTGCGCGACCTGAAAGAAAAAATGACGGTAAAGTCGCAGCGTTTTCCGCATCTGGTCAGTGTGGATGGATTTGATGATATCCGTACCTTCAAGCAGTTTGACGATCGTTATACCGCACCGCTGCACGGTTTCCGTGACGCTGAGGATTACTGGACGCAGTCCAGCAGTTTGCGTTATCTGCCCGGGTTGCAGATTCCGACGTTGCTGGTAAACGCGCGTAACGATCCGTTTCTGTCGCCTGAATGCTTCCCTGAACAACTGGCTGCCGGACACGATTACCTGCATCTGGAAATGCCCGCCAGTGGTGGTCATGTTGGTTTTATCCAGCGCACGGCTGATCAGACCTACTGGATGGAACAGCGGGCCATGGCCTTTATTGCAGAGGCGGCTGGTCAGCTGGAGCCTGAGCAGACGGATGCTGTAGCGGAAAGCCTGACTTCCTGA
- a CDS encoding M6 family metalloprotease domain-containing protein, translating to MIRWSFLLLLLCSAVSRAALLPALQWQQIRLSDDRVIEVMPRADQHQLWVETRDGEALLEVNGYWYYAISSDDGLLSAGEPLVSGSPAPESVVHSAFHTFSAPASRLSTSGISAFSTSVAAPQRKPFRYDVSASYYRQPLLVVRVAFADQAFIASDAEVAARFFGSEGSVQNYYRENSYQRFDIQPAREQNGVADDGIVSITLNSNHPDFGNGYGSNSQALVHDVLAQLGTQLDLNEYDRNGDQWLDPNELGVVFLIAGYEQAYAGAASSRPRIWAHKSTLYQGRLGDFYLAEYAMFGERHQTHLATIGVICHELGHLLFDLPDLYDNSGAGMGIGRWGLMGLGGWNRTAGAAGETPAHMLSWSKEQAGFIRPQIAVAGVNRVALRAVSDGDDALSIDLDKYRHGERLMLEHRRQSGYDQGLPGAGVLVSRINDRAGFGTLNVAQQEGRLLVIEEADGRDDLLSNNNLGEASDLFSSVSGQTLYSAVQGQDSSSGAVQLLQLQAGLVAELDVNLSAATVGDNLGLDELPPNAVWGEAGGSAQVLMTLAVNDGVLSFDGADLFALGSGRADLALYRSFVAGEGQDLLWQDSNFILQSGWNRLLLAEPVAAAGMNSVVLEIRVESLSGLAPLVTDEQGGLSGQTWVRQQSTDTYQSAHFDASARLLVSVEAQAEVIPPQIADPGKSMDAQSSSAAGGALIVLLPLLACAGRRRRTA from the coding sequence ATGATCCGTTGGTCATTCTTACTTCTGCTGTTGTGCAGCGCTGTCTCCCGCGCAGCTTTGCTGCCTGCGCTGCAGTGGCAGCAGATCCGGCTCAGCGATGACCGCGTAATTGAAGTGATGCCACGGGCTGACCAGCATCAGTTGTGGGTTGAAACCCGTGACGGCGAAGCCCTGCTGGAAGTAAATGGCTACTGGTACTACGCCATCAGCAGTGATGACGGTCTGCTGAGCGCCGGTGAACCACTGGTCAGTGGCAGCCCGGCGCCAGAATCTGTGGTTCACTCAGCATTTCATACGTTTTCAGCTCCGGCCTCCCGCTTATCCACCTCCGGAATCTCTGCCTTCAGCACTTCTGTTGCCGCTCCGCAACGCAAACCTTTTCGCTACGATGTCAGCGCATCCTATTACCGTCAGCCATTGCTGGTGGTGCGCGTTGCTTTTGCCGATCAGGCCTTTATTGCCAGTGATGCAGAAGTCGCTGCCCGCTTTTTTGGCAGCGAAGGCAGTGTGCAGAATTACTACCGTGAAAATTCCTACCAGCGTTTTGACATTCAGCCTGCCCGTGAACAAAACGGCGTGGCCGATGACGGTATCGTCAGTATTACCCTGAACAGCAATCACCCGGATTTCGGTAACGGTTACGGCAGCAATAGTCAGGCGCTGGTGCATGACGTGCTGGCGCAACTGGGAACACAGCTGGATCTGAATGAATACGACCGCAACGGCGATCAGTGGCTGGATCCGAACGAGCTTGGGGTGGTGTTTCTGATTGCCGGTTATGAGCAGGCTTATGCCGGTGCTGCCAGTAGCCGTCCGCGCATCTGGGCGCATAAATCAACGCTCTATCAGGGCCGCCTGGGGGATTTTTATCTGGCAGAGTACGCCATGTTTGGCGAACGCCATCAGACCCATCTGGCAACCATTGGCGTGATCTGCCATGAGCTTGGACACCTGCTGTTTGATCTGCCGGATCTGTATGACAACAGCGGTGCTGGTATGGGAATCGGCCGCTGGGGGTTGATGGGGCTCGGCGGCTGGAACCGTACAGCAGGGGCGGCCGGTGAGACGCCGGCGCATATGCTGTCCTGGAGTAAGGAGCAAGCCGGATTTATCCGTCCGCAGATCGCCGTTGCCGGTGTTAACCGGGTTGCATTACGGGCCGTCAGTGATGGTGATGATGCACTGAGTATTGATCTGGATAAATACCGTCATGGTGAGCGTCTGATGCTCGAACATCGCCGTCAGTCTGGCTATGATCAGGGCTTGCCGGGGGCTGGCGTACTGGTCAGCCGTATCAATGACCGCGCTGGCTTCGGCACCCTGAATGTGGCGCAGCAGGAAGGCCGCTTATTGGTTATTGAAGAAGCTGATGGCCGTGATGACCTGCTCAGTAACAACAACCTGGGTGAAGCGTCTGATCTGTTCAGTTCGGTATCCGGGCAGACGCTGTATTCGGCCGTGCAAGGGCAGGACAGCAGCAGTGGTGCGGTGCAGTTGCTGCAGTTGCAGGCCGGTTTGGTGGCTGAACTGGACGTGAATCTTTCTGCGGCGACCGTGGGAGATAACCTAGGGCTGGATGAATTGCCGCCGAATGCAGTCTGGGGAGAGGCCGGTGGTTCTGCTCAGGTGCTGATGACTCTGGCAGTGAATGATGGTGTATTGTCATTTGATGGTGCCGACCTGTTTGCGCTCGGCAGTGGCCGTGCGGATCTTGCGTTATATCGCAGCTTTGTCGCTGGCGAAGGGCAGGATCTGTTGTGGCAGGACAGTAATTTTATCCTGCAGAGCGGCTGGAACCGTTTGCTGCTGGCGGAGCCTGTAGCTGCCGCCGGTATGAACAGCGTGGTTCTTGAGATCCGTGTTGAGTCTCTGTCGGGACTGGCGCCACTGGTAACCGATGAGCAGGGCGGGCTGAGTGGCCAGACCTGGGTGCGCCAGCAGAGCACGGATACTTATCAGTCCGCACATTTTGATGCCAGTGCGCGTCTGCTGGTGAGTGTTGAGGCTCAGGCTGAAGTCATTCCACCGCAGATTGCTGATCCGGGCAAAAGCATGGATGCGCAGTCTTCTTCAGCCGCAGGCGGTGCTCTTATAGTGCTGTTGCCGTTACTGGCTTGTGCCGGACGACGTCGCCGTACTGCCTGA
- the rrtA gene encoding rhombosortase produces the protein MSFLLQIRTLWRGYSLYLLMMTAVVLLALAEPLSGQWLRFDRMALVDGQWWRLLSASWVHLSWQHALGNMAGIALFAYIAGPSLNSWRGLLLLSWCVAVVGCGLYWFATDLYGYAGLSGALHGLLLVAPFVSPFYSRRIAWLFFVVIVAKVIWEQTSWYNDMALADVIGGRVETRSHLLGTLAGMFFLLQIYWRRLLRLAPAD, from the coding sequence TTGTCTTTTCTATTACAAATCAGAACCTTGTGGCGCGGTTACAGTCTGTACCTGCTGATGATGACTGCGGTTGTATTGCTTGCTCTGGCTGAGCCTTTAAGTGGCCAGTGGCTGCGTTTCGATCGTATGGCGCTGGTGGATGGGCAGTGGTGGCGTTTGCTGTCAGCCAGTTGGGTGCACCTGTCCTGGCAGCATGCACTGGGGAATATGGCTGGTATTGCGCTGTTTGCTTATATCGCCGGGCCGTCGCTGAATTCCTGGCGTGGACTGTTGTTGTTGAGCTGGTGTGTGGCCGTCGTGGGTTGTGGCTTGTATTGGTTCGCCACTGATCTCTACGGATATGCCGGTTTGTCCGGCGCTCTGCATGGCCTGTTGCTGGTTGCGCCCTTTGTTTCGCCTTTTTACAGCCGTCGTATTGCCTGGCTGTTCTTTGTGGTGATTGTGGCCAAGGTGATCTGGGAACAAACCTCCTGGTATAACGATATGGCGCTGGCAGATGTGATTGGCGGACGGGTGGAGACGCGCTCACATCTGCTGGGAACTCTGGCAGGGATGTTTTTTCTGCTGCAAATCTACTGGCGCCGTCTGCTGCGATTGGCTCCGGCAGATTAA
- a CDS encoding AraC family transcriptional regulator yields the protein MNMEQGYVSTALVRPLLEAAGPAFFDQLPDNGSGAIQRVLKQMKDPDSRINAEDADELISQLVKRTNDESLCVQSSHKFNVHSSCQLQHLFLCCNTLREALYYLEKFSSLLSDQLEIQVTRTRDNIIKVKLPVEENFIVSTQRRRTEIIISTLLSWLRQLCGPELNISTIALPFPATQYNDQYSSQWRSEVQFNADECSIQFHSKWLDEGLHNTNPHILNMMKREVEEQYRKLARSGSLAERIRKAFLQNKIRLNANQQEVADYFHISARTLNRHLHREETSLKQIVTSVRLETAKRLLVNTDESIEQIALNIGLSGRRTLDRIFIKEIDQSPAQYRQSHKQMPVAANG from the coding sequence ATGAACATGGAACAAGGTTACGTATCCACCGCATTGGTTCGTCCTCTGCTGGAAGCCGCAGGCCCTGCATTTTTTGATCAGCTGCCGGACAATGGCTCCGGGGCGATTCAGCGTGTACTTAAACAAATGAAGGATCCGGACAGCCGGATCAATGCAGAAGATGCCGATGAACTGATCAGTCAGCTGGTGAAGCGTACAAATGACGAATCACTGTGTGTACAGTCATCTCACAAATTCAACGTTCACAGCAGCTGTCAGCTGCAGCATCTGTTTTTGTGCTGCAACACCCTGCGCGAAGCACTGTATTACCTGGAAAAGTTTTCCTCACTGCTGAGTGACCAGCTGGAAATCCAGGTAACCCGTACCCGCGACAATATCATCAAGGTAAAACTGCCCGTTGAAGAAAACTTTATCGTTTCAACCCAGCGCCGCCGTACCGAGATTATTATCAGCACCTTACTGAGCTGGTTGCGCCAGCTGTGTGGTCCGGAGCTGAACATCAGCACCATTGCACTGCCCTTCCCGGCGACGCAATACAATGACCAGTATTCTTCGCAGTGGCGCAGCGAGGTGCAGTTTAACGCTGACGAATGTTCGATTCAGTTCCACAGCAAATGGCTGGATGAGGGTCTGCACAACACCAACCCGCACATTCTGAATATGATGAAGCGCGAAGTGGAAGAGCAGTACCGTAAACTGGCACGCTCCGGCTCACTGGCAGAGCGTATCCGCAAAGCTTTCCTGCAGAACAAAATCCGCCTGAATGCCAATCAGCAGGAAGTTGCTGATTACTTCCACATCAGTGCCCGCACCCTGAACCGCCACCTGCACCGCGAAGAAACCTCGCTGAAGCAGATCGTAACCAGTGTGCGCCTGGAAACAGCCAAACGTCTGCTGGTTAATACCGATGAGAGTATTGAACAGATTGCGCTGAATATCGGCCTTTCCGGTCGTCGTACCCTGGATCGGATTTTTATCAAAGAAATCGATCAGAGCCCGGCTCAGTACCGTCAGTCGCATAAGCAGATGCCGGTTGCCGCCAACGGTTAA